The Chryseobacterium nakagawai genome has a segment encoding these proteins:
- a CDS encoding bifunctional aconitate hydratase 2/2-methylisocitrate dehydratase — translation MNIYKDYIKEIEERKDQGLHPKPIDGAELLSEIIAQIKDTGNADRADSLKFFIYNTLPGTTSAAGVKAKFLKEIILGESVVEEISQTFAFELLSHMKGGKSIEVLLDLALGNDAAIAQQAAEVLKTQVFLYEADTTRLKEAYNSGNEIAKEILESYAQAEFFTKLPEVADEIKVITYIAGEGDISTDLLSPGNQAHSRSDRELHGKCMITPAAQEEIKALQAQHPDASVMLIAEKGTMGVGSSRMSGVNNVALWTGKQASPYVPFVNIAPIVGGTNGISPIFLTTVDVTGGIGVDLKNWVKKVDENGNPIRNENGDIVLEEAYSVATGTLLTINTKEKKLYNGDQELIDLTKSFTPQKMEFIKAGGSYAIVFGKKLQTFAAQTLGIEAPVVFAPSKEISHEGQGLTAVEKIFNRNAVGTTPGKVLHAGSDVRVQVNIVGSQDTTGLMTSQELESMAATVISPVVDGAYQSGCHTASVWDKKAQANIPKLMKFMNDFGLITARDPKGEYHSMTDVIHKVLNDITVDEWAIIIGGDSHTRMSKGVAFGADSGTVALALATGEASMPIPESVKVTFKGEMKPHMDFRDVVHATQAQMLKQFGGENVFQGRIIEVHIGTLPADQAFTFTDWTAEMKAKASINISEDNTLIESLEIAKGRIQIMIDKGMDNHNKVLQGLIDKANKRIEEIRSGEKPALTPDANAKYYAEVVVDLDVIVEPMIADPDVNNDDVSKRYTHDTIRDLSYYGGEKKVDLGFVGSCMVHKGDLKIVSQMLKNLEKKNGKVEFSAPLVVAAPTYNIIDELKAEGDWELLEKYSGFEFNDNAPKGEARTTYENVMYLERPGCNLCMGNQEKAAKGDTVLATSTRLFQGRVVEDSERKKGESLLASTPVVVLSAIIGRIPNIEEYKAAVEGIDLTTFVPSIKELTSTSAH, via the coding sequence ATGAATATTTATAAGGATTACATCAAAGAGATTGAAGAAAGAAAAGACCAGGGGCTTCATCCAAAGCCAATTGATGGTGCTGAATTACTAAGCGAAATCATTGCACAAATCAAAGATACAGGTAATGCAGATCGAGCAGACTCTCTTAAATTTTTCATCTACAATACCCTACCGGGAACTACAAGTGCAGCGGGTGTAAAAGCTAAATTTTTAAAAGAGATCATTCTAGGTGAATCCGTAGTAGAAGAAATCTCTCAAACCTTTGCTTTCGAATTATTATCTCACATGAAAGGAGGTAAATCAATCGAAGTATTATTAGACTTGGCTTTAGGTAACGATGCCGCTATTGCTCAACAAGCTGCGGAAGTTCTTAAAACTCAGGTTTTCCTTTATGAAGCGGATACTACTCGTTTAAAGGAAGCATACAACAGCGGAAATGAAATCGCAAAAGAAATTTTAGAAAGTTATGCACAGGCTGAATTCTTCACTAAGCTTCCTGAAGTGGCTGACGAGATTAAAGTGATTACTTATATTGCTGGTGAAGGAGATATCTCTACCGATTTACTTTCTCCAGGTAACCAAGCGCACTCAAGATCAGACCGTGAACTTCACGGTAAATGTATGATTACTCCTGCAGCTCAGGAAGAAATCAAAGCTTTACAGGCACAACATCCTGATGCAAGCGTTATGCTTATTGCTGAAAAAGGGACAATGGGTGTAGGTTCATCCAGAATGTCTGGGGTAAACAATGTGGCTTTATGGACTGGTAAACAAGCTAGCCCTTATGTTCCATTCGTCAATATCGCTCCAATTGTAGGAGGAACAAACGGTATTTCTCCAATCTTCCTTACCACTGTTGACGTTACCGGAGGTATCGGTGTTGACCTTAAGAACTGGGTGAAGAAAGTAGATGAAAATGGAAATCCTATTCGTAACGAAAATGGTGATATTGTTCTTGAAGAAGCTTATTCAGTAGCTACAGGAACTCTATTAACTATTAATACAAAAGAAAAGAAATTATATAACGGAGATCAGGAACTGATTGACCTTACAAAGTCTTTCACACCACAAAAGATGGAATTCATCAAAGCTGGTGGGTCTTACGCCATCGTATTTGGTAAGAAACTACAGACATTCGCAGCTCAGACTTTAGGTATTGAAGCGCCTGTTGTTTTCGCTCCATCTAAAGAAATTTCTCACGAAGGACAAGGTCTTACAGCTGTTGAAAAAATCTTCAACAGAAATGCTGTAGGAACTACACCAGGAAAAGTATTACATGCTGGTTCTGATGTACGTGTACAGGTAAACATTGTAGGTTCACAGGATACGACAGGTCTTATGACTTCTCAGGAGCTTGAATCAATGGCTGCTACTGTAATTTCTCCAGTGGTAGACGGTGCTTACCAATCAGGTTGTCACACGGCTTCGGTTTGGGATAAAAAAGCACAGGCTAACATTCCTAAGCTAATGAAATTCATGAACGATTTCGGATTAATCACAGCTCGTGACCCGAAAGGTGAATACCACTCAATGACTGACGTTATTCACAAAGTTCTTAACGATATCACTGTAGACGAGTGGGCGATCATCATTGGTGGTGACTCTCACACAAGAATGTCTAAAGGAGTTGCTTTTGGAGCTGACTCTGGAACAGTTGCTCTTGCACTAGCTACAGGAGAAGCATCTATGCCAATCCCTGAATCTGTAAAAGTAACATTCAAAGGAGAAATGAAGCCTCACATGGATTTCCGTGATGTGGTACATGCTACTCAGGCTCAGATGTTGAAGCAATTCGGAGGAGAAAACGTATTCCAAGGAAGAATCATTGAGGTTCACATCGGAACACTTCCTGCTGACCAGGCATTTACATTTACAGACTGGACTGCTGAAATGAAAGCAAAAGCCTCTATCAACATTTCTGAAGATAACACCCTAATCGAATCATTGGAAATTGCTAAAGGCAGAATTCAGATCATGATCGACAAAGGAATGGATAACCATAACAAAGTTCTTCAGGGATTAATTGACAAAGCAAATAAGAGAATTGAAGAGATCAGATCTGGTGAAAAACCAGCACTGACTCCTGACGCTAATGCTAAATATTACGCTGAAGTTGTTGTAGATCTTGATGTCATCGTAGAACCTATGATTGCTGACCCGGATGTAAACAATGATGATGTATCTAAGAGATATACTCACGATACCATCAGAGACCTTTCTTACTATGGTGGTGAGAAAAAAGTAGATCTTGGCTTCGTAGGATCTTGTATGGTTCACAAAGGAGACCTTAAGATTGTTTCTCAGATGTTGAAAAACCTTGAAAAGAAAAATGGTAAAGTAGAATTTAGCGCACCACTAGTTGTTGCCGCCCCTACTTATAATATCATTGATGAGTTAAAAGCTGAAGGTGACTGGGAATTACTGGAAAAATATTCAGGTTTTGAATTTAATGACAACGCTCCTAAAGGGGAAGCTCGTACAACATATGAAAATGTAATGTACCTAGAGCGCCCTGGATGTAACCTTTGTATGGGTAACCAAGAAAAAGCGGCTAAAGGAGATACTGTACTAGCTACTTCAACACGTCTTTTCCAGGGAAGAGTCGTGGAGGATTCTGAGCGTAAAAAAGGGGAATCTCTATTGGCTTCAACTCCGGTTGTTGTTCTTTCTGCTATCATCGGAAGAATCCCAAATATTGAAGAATACAAAGCAGCAGTTGAAGGGATTGACCTGACAACTTTTGTACCTTCTATCAAGGAATTAACAAGCACAAGCGCTCACTAA
- a CDS encoding WG repeat-containing protein, which produces MKNILNVLCIFISISIFSQAKSVKKPIARNGTKSAVKKEKNAVVRHNPDLVVNNKDLPLLIPKKKGDSFGYVNQNRKFIIQPEYHIAVFFYEDCNLLNSPNEKVRKFGTKDYATVEKNMISYRVDHSGKRVYQFKDSDLGKCKFEEYKQQLFQAYVLNGFYGIIEKSKFVNAADYRQYQIYPQYQYLYIMEGDDVADPMIVASNNDKFGVIDVNNKIIIPFEYSNIKRNFSWKLGKMFEVTKDGKNYYYVDANNKTY; this is translated from the coding sequence ATGAAAAATATCTTAAATGTTTTGTGCATTTTTATTTCGATTTCTATTTTCTCTCAGGCTAAATCTGTGAAGAAACCTATAGCGAGAAATGGCACGAAATCCGCTGTGAAAAAGGAGAAGAATGCCGTAGTCAGGCATAATCCCGATCTTGTCGTTAATAATAAAGATCTTCCCCTTCTGATTCCTAAAAAGAAAGGGGATAGCTTCGGGTATGTCAATCAAAACAGAAAATTCATCATTCAGCCCGAATATCATATTGCTGTATTTTTTTATGAAGACTGTAATCTTTTGAATTCGCCGAATGAAAAAGTTAGAAAATTTGGAACAAAAGATTATGCTACCGTAGAAAAAAATATGATTTCTTATCGGGTAGACCATTCCGGGAAAAGAGTCTATCAGTTTAAAGATTCGGATTTAGGGAAATGTAAATTTGAAGAGTATAAGCAACAGCTTTTCCAGGCCTATGTTCTTAATGGTTTCTATGGAATTATTGAAAAATCAAAATTCGTGAATGCTGCAGACTATCGACAGTATCAGATCTATCCGCAATATCAGTATCTCTATATTATGGAAGGAGATGATGTTGCAGATCCGATGATTGTAGCTTCAAACAATGATAAATTCGGTGTGATTGATGTCAATAATAAAATTATCATTCCTTTCGAATATTCAAATATTAAAAGAAATTTCAGTTGGAAATTAGGAAAGATGTTTGAAGTGACA
- a CDS encoding HesA/MoeB/ThiF family protein: MQSEDIFKRYSRQIFIDEIGLEGQKKIINAKVLVIGAGGLGSPVIQYLAAAGVGTLGLADFDTVELHNLNRQIIHNENEIGTLKIKSAEKFVNTLNHQVKVIGIEQKIDAVNASQILSQYDIIVDGSDNFSTRYLVNDTCVALEKTLVYGSILGFSGQVAVFNYKGSKNLRDLFPEPPFDEEMRDCDSLGVLGALPGIIGSMMALKALKIITNLPVNLNQLTLIDTLNWRFQTLDF; encoded by the coding sequence ATGCAAAGCGAAGATATTTTTAAAAGATACAGTCGCCAAATCTTTATTGATGAAATAGGATTGGAAGGACAAAAGAAAATAATAAATGCAAAGGTTCTGGTTATAGGTGCCGGAGGGTTGGGGAGTCCTGTAATTCAATATCTGGCAGCCGCAGGAGTGGGAACTTTAGGATTGGCAGATTTTGATACAGTGGAACTTCACAATCTGAACCGCCAGATCATTCATAATGAAAATGAAATAGGAACATTGAAAATCAAAAGTGCTGAGAAATTTGTGAATACCCTTAATCATCAGGTAAAAGTAATAGGAATTGAACAAAAGATTGATGCAGTCAATGCTTCACAAATTCTTTCCCAATACGATATTATTGTAGATGGATCAGACAATTTCTCAACAAGATATCTGGTAAATGATACCTGTGTAGCATTGGAGAAAACATTGGTGTACGGAAGTATCTTAGGATTTTCCGGGCAGGTTGCCGTATTCAACTATAAAGGAAGCAAAAATTTAAGGGACCTCTTTCCTGAACCTCCTTTTGACGAAGAGATGCGAGATTGTGACAGTCTTGGAGTCTTAGGTGCCTTGCCAGGAATCATCGGAAGTATGATGGCGCTTAAAGCCTTGAAAATAATTACCAATCTTCCTGTAAATCTAAATCAGTTAACATTAATTGATACACTGAACTGGAGGTTTCAAACGTTAGATTTTTAG
- a CDS encoding aconitate hydratase — MTFDIDMIKKVYERYPERIAAARQIVGKPLTLSEKILYTHLWEGNATQEYERGNSYVDFAPDRVAMQDATAQMALLQFMQAGKTKVAVPSTAHADHLIQAKVGADKDLQEGINKNSEVFNFLSSVCDKYGIGFWKPGAGIIHQVVLENYAFPGGMMIGTDSHTVNAGGLGMVAIGVGGADAVDVMAGMAWELKMPKLIGVKLTGKMNGWTSAKDVILKVAGILTVKGGTGCIVEYFGEGAESLSATGKGTICNMGAEIGATTSTFGYDDSMRRYLAATGRQDVVDAADKIAEHLTGDAEVYANPEQYFDQLIEINLSELTPHLNGPFTPDLATPVAEFRAKAEANGWPLEVEWALIGSCTNSSYEDLSRAASIVEDAVSKGVKPKAILGINPGSEQVKFTAERDGFLDSFRKFENARIFTNACGPCIGQWDREGAEKGEKNSIIHSFNRNFAKRADGNPNTHAFVASPEMVAAVAISGRLDFNPITDTLTNEAGEQVKLDEPKGFELPEKGFAVDDNGYQAPSEDGSSVVVNVSPTSDRLQLLEEFPAWDGKNITGAKVLIKAFGKCTTDHISMAGPWLKYRGHLDNISNNMLIGAVNAYNMETNHVKNELTGEYGEVPAVQRAYKAAGVPTIVVGDQNYGEGSSREHAAMEPRHLGVKAVLVKSFARIHETNLKKQGMLGITFANEADYDKIQEDDTVNFLDLDQFAPGKQLTLEFVHKDGTKDIIMANHTYNDQQIDWFKAGSALNLIKQQEK; from the coding sequence ATGACTTTTGATATTGATATGATCAAAAAGGTGTATGAGCGCTATCCTGAGAGAATTGCTGCGGCAAGACAAATCGTGGGAAAACCTCTTACCCTTTCAGAAAAAATTCTTTACACCCACCTTTGGGAAGGAAATGCTACACAGGAATATGAAAGAGGAAACTCTTATGTAGATTTTGCACCGGACAGAGTAGCTATGCAGGATGCAACAGCACAAATGGCACTTTTGCAGTTTATGCAGGCTGGAAAAACTAAAGTGGCTGTTCCATCAACGGCTCATGCGGATCACCTGATCCAGGCGAAAGTAGGTGCTGATAAAGATTTACAAGAGGGTATCAACAAAAACTCTGAGGTGTTCAACTTCTTAAGTTCTGTATGTGATAAGTACGGAATCGGATTCTGGAAGCCAGGAGCAGGAATCATCCACCAGGTGGTATTGGAAAACTATGCTTTCCCTGGAGGAATGATGATTGGAACTGACTCTCACACTGTAAACGCCGGCGGACTAGGAATGGTTGCCATTGGTGTAGGTGGTGCAGATGCAGTAGATGTAATGGCAGGAATGGCCTGGGAGCTCAAAATGCCTAAACTTATCGGGGTTAAATTAACCGGTAAAATGAATGGTTGGACTTCCGCTAAAGATGTGATCTTAAAAGTAGCAGGAATTCTTACTGTAAAAGGAGGTACAGGATGTATTGTAGAATACTTCGGTGAAGGGGCAGAATCTCTTTCAGCAACAGGTAAAGGTACTATCTGTAATATGGGTGCTGAAATTGGAGCTACGACTTCCACTTTTGGATATGATGATTCCATGAGAAGATACCTTGCTGCTACAGGAAGACAGGATGTAGTAGACGCAGCTGATAAAATTGCTGAACACTTAACGGGTGATGCAGAAGTATATGCTAACCCGGAACAATATTTCGATCAATTAATTGAAATAAACCTTTCTGAGCTGACTCCACACTTAAACGGACCTTTCACACCGGACTTAGCGACTCCAGTTGCTGAATTCAGAGCTAAAGCTGAGGCTAACGGTTGGCCATTGGAAGTGGAATGGGCTCTTATTGGTTCTTGTACCAACTCTTCGTATGAAGATTTATCAAGAGCTGCTTCTATTGTAGAAGATGCAGTATCTAAAGGAGTAAAGCCTAAAGCTATCTTAGGAATTAACCCAGGTTCTGAGCAGGTGAAATTTACAGCGGAAAGAGACGGATTTTTAGATTCTTTCAGAAAATTTGAAAATGCAAGAATCTTTACGAATGCTTGTGGACCATGTATCGGACAATGGGATAGAGAAGGTGCAGAAAAAGGAGAGAAAAACTCCATTATTCACTCTTTCAATAGAAACTTTGCGAAAAGGGCTGATGGTAACCCCAATACCCACGCATTTGTAGCTTCTCCTGAAATGGTTGCTGCTGTTGCGATCTCAGGTAGATTAGATTTCAACCCAATTACAGATACTTTAACAAATGAAGCTGGTGAGCAGGTAAAACTTGACGAGCCTAAAGGTTTCGAACTTCCTGAAAAAGGATTTGCTGTAGATGACAATGGATATCAAGCTCCATCAGAAGACGGTTCAAGTGTTGTCGTTAATGTAAGCCCTACTTCAGACAGACTTCAATTATTAGAGGAGTTCCCCGCTTGGGATGGTAAAAACATCACAGGAGCTAAAGTATTAATCAAAGCATTCGGAAAATGTACCACTGACCACATTTCTATGGCTGGACCATGGTTGAAATACAGAGGTCACCTTGATAATATTTCCAATAACATGTTAATTGGTGCTGTAAATGCATACAATATGGAAACCAACCACGTTAAAAATGAATTAACGGGTGAATATGGTGAAGTTCCAGCTGTACAAAGAGCTTACAAAGCTGCAGGTGTTCCAACTATTGTTGTAGGAGACCAAAATTACGGTGAAGGGTCTTCAAGAGAGCACGCTGCTATGGAGCCTAGACACCTTGGTGTAAAGGCGGTACTGGTAAAATCATTTGCGAGAATCCACGAAACTAACCTTAAAAAACAAGGGATGTTAGGGATCACTTTTGCTAATGAGGCTGATTATGACAAGATTCAGGAAGATGACACTGTTAATTTCTTAGATCTTGACCAGTTTGCTCCAGGAAAGCAATTAACACTAGAGTTCGTTCACAAAGACGGAACAAAAGATATCATTATGGCTAACCATACTTATAACGATCAACAGATTGATTGGTTCAAAGCTGGTTCTGCCCTAAACTTGATTAAACAACAAGAGAAATAA
- a CDS encoding TonB-dependent receptor domain-containing protein produces the protein MKKTLFSLLLVSSVLAFAQEKDNNKEKQIDGIVITKTKKAVEQKADRTIFDFSEQPQLNNGNVLEGIKKLPGLVATDIAGMMYQGKFLETYLNGRPLNITSNELNSFLEGMPANSIDRIEIITQPGAEFPATSGGAILNIITNKNANKYLTATYSGNYTFTSYDKFRSRTSNSINLNARNKLFGWQLNVGQNYRESMLNSNQDNLLGSNTDRIGRGYFAKSALTFDLGQDRLLLNYDIYHNNNDNYTLSDGEGAKKIEDKTKPNGFYYRDFIFDASDASNTNSLRQEAVVTYQKRFNDKSQKLDFQFGYTKSNSRFDQDNIFRKGKYSDNEPIDIIGGNILNNKSDMRIATFKVDYSQPIKILDGGKVSFGGLYEKQNFDTKSKGLTNLDYQRQTASTYLEFQAKFKKFDVTLGSRAENYDISGITRAIDSTGVVVEKDLLPFNKFKLFPNASIQYNLMSQVSIAANYNKKISLPSISALNPNNTTFQGPNTQVNGNPNLQPTIFDNYEIKISAFDYAFIGYSVSSAQNQIAQIIKRDGKNLFNEQINISNMKIHNFNVGLPIPFMLFSKSLSEVMKFNFNPDKINFMYVYAGYQKHEIDNLNNKGFWIFNVSTQLILPKDIKLTANYSYLTPKAGYFYFTAEKPFNNNVDITLTKKFMNNRLTLSVFANDIFNGQVMQVRSNPPSGETATLRTKYDSRNFGLSINYKIPTRNKLAKEDPNILNQTKKEDNGGVMQQGQ, from the coding sequence ATGAAAAAAACTCTATTCTCTCTATTGCTGGTAAGTTCGGTACTTGCTTTTGCACAGGAAAAAGATAACAATAAAGAAAAACAAATTGACGGCATTGTTATCACCAAAACTAAAAAAGCCGTTGAACAAAAGGCTGACCGTACAATTTTCGATTTTTCTGAACAGCCTCAGCTTAATAACGGGAATGTTCTGGAAGGAATTAAAAAGCTTCCAGGACTTGTAGCTACAGATATTGCCGGAATGATGTACCAGGGGAAATTTCTGGAGACTTATCTTAATGGGAGACCTCTTAATATTACTTCTAATGAGCTGAATTCCTTTCTAGAAGGGATGCCCGCTAATTCTATTGATAGAATTGAAATAATCACGCAACCCGGTGCAGAATTTCCAGCTACTTCAGGAGGTGCAATCTTAAACATTATTACGAATAAAAATGCGAACAAGTATTTAACCGCAACTTATTCAGGAAATTACACATTTACAAGCTATGATAAGTTCAGAAGCAGAACCAGTAATTCAATCAATTTAAATGCAAGAAATAAGCTTTTCGGATGGCAGCTGAATGTGGGACAGAACTACCGTGAAAGTATGTTGAATTCTAATCAAGATAATCTGTTAGGAAGTAATACAGATAGAATTGGCCGTGGTTATTTTGCAAAATCAGCATTAACATTTGATCTTGGACAGGACAGGCTATTATTGAATTATGATATTTACCACAACAATAATGACAACTACACTTTAAGCGACGGTGAAGGTGCCAAAAAAATAGAAGACAAGACAAAACCTAATGGATTTTATTACAGAGATTTTATTTTTGACGCTTCAGATGCCTCTAATACCAATAGCCTAAGACAGGAAGCCGTTGTAACCTATCAGAAACGTTTTAATGACAAGTCTCAGAAGTTAGATTTTCAATTTGGATATACAAAGTCTAACAGCAGGTTTGACCAGGATAATATTTTCAGAAAAGGAAAATATAGTGATAATGAACCCATTGATATTATTGGAGGTAACATCCTTAACAACAAATCTGACATGAGAATTGCTACTTTTAAAGTGGATTATTCTCAGCCAATTAAAATTCTTGATGGGGGAAAGGTAAGTTTCGGAGGGTTGTATGAAAAACAAAACTTTGATACTAAAAGTAAAGGCCTGACAAATCTAGATTATCAAAGACAAACGGCATCTACATATTTAGAGTTTCAGGCAAAATTTAAAAAGTTTGATGTTACCTTAGGATCCCGCGCAGAAAATTATGATATTTCCGGAATAACCCGGGCAATTGACAGTACCGGGGTGGTTGTTGAAAAGGATCTTCTTCCGTTTAATAAATTTAAACTGTTTCCTAATGCCAGCATCCAGTATAACCTAATGAGCCAGGTTTCTATTGCTGCCAACTACAACAAAAAGATCAGTTTACCAAGTATTTCTGCACTTAACCCAAACAATACAACATTCCAAGGACCCAATACTCAGGTGAACGGAAATCCTAACCTACAGCCAACCATTTTTGATAACTACGAAATAAAGATTTCTGCTTTTGATTACGCATTTATAGGATATAGTGTGAGTTCGGCTCAGAATCAGATAGCTCAAATCATCAAAAGGGATGGAAAAAATTTATTTAATGAACAGATTAATATTTCCAACATGAAGATTCACAACTTCAATGTAGGGCTCCCTATCCCGTTTATGTTATTTAGTAAATCTCTTAGTGAGGTGATGAAGTTTAATTTTAATCCTGATAAAATTAACTTTATGTACGTGTATGCCGGATATCAAAAGCATGAAATAGATAATCTGAATAATAAAGGTTTTTGGATTTTTAATGTTTCAACCCAGTTGATCTTGCCAAAAGATATAAAATTAACGGCTAATTACAGTTATCTGACTCCCAAGGCAGGATATTTCTATTTTACAGCAGAAAAACCGTTTAATAACAACGTAGATATTACACTTACTAAAAAGTTCATGAATAATCGTCTCACCCTTTCTGTTTTTGCCAATGACATTTTCAATGGTCAGGTAATGCAGGTTCGTTCTAATCCACCATCAGGAGAAACTGCTACACTAAGGACCAAATATGATTCAAGAAACTTTGGATTATCTATCAATTATAAAATTCCAACGAGAAACAAATTAGCAAAAGAGGATCCCAATATCCTGAACCAAACCAAAAAAGAGGATAATGGCGGTGTTATGCAACAAGGACAGTAA